The DNA segment GATTGAGTAGTAGTAATGCTGTAGTAACTGGCCTCCCCATTCTTTGGCGAATACAGCCAAGAATGAAGTTTCCTGATCATCCATCAATCGTATTTTTTGAACAACCATCAATTCCTGTTCATCCTCTGCAGCGTCGTTTTCTCTGTGAACAACTCCGCGGTTTGGCAACTGCTTGGCCGGAGCATCAGGTGATCTTCAAACCGCGAACTTCCAGTATTGAAAGCACCCTACATCGCAAACATGGCGAGATGACCGGTGTCATTCACAACATCTCGCGTAAACAAACTAACCTGAAATCTAGCTTTAAACCAGTCACACAGCTTTTGCGTAAATGTGGCTGCGCTATCACCGTCTCCTCCACTGCAGCATTGGAGTCTATGGTCCAGGGAATTAGTACTCGCATCGTGGGAGACTTAGGCATAACTGAAACTTTGGGAAACCATTTTTTTGCTGATTCGGGCACCATCGCTAATTTCGCAGCGATTCGAAGCAACCCTTTTCAAGTACTGCACGACGAAACTTGGCTACATGAGCAGGGATTTGTGCCTGATGGTGAAAACCGATTCATCAATGCACTTCTTGAACGCTTTAAAACAGTTCCTCCACCGCTTATAAAAGATGGAGTTGGCCCTAGCAGCTGGGGGAGTACTGCCTGGCAACGCACCGCGCTCGCGCATGGGGGCCGAAAGATGCTCAGCAGCGGTGGAGCCTGCTCAAGCCAGCGTAAACGATACTACGCACGTCGAATTTTGCGTACCATACGCGACAGTGTTGTTGGATTCGGTTGGCTGTTGAGACTCCTACAGGGATAGATGACTATAGTTTTGGCTTGCGATGGTGTGCTGGAGCAATATAGTTGCCATAGATTCGCCGATGACTGGCGCCGTCAAGGACGGCGGTGCCTTGTGGTGGGTCCACAGTTGCTTGGGCATCAGCCACTTCCTTGCAGGAATTGCGATGTAACACTTCGCCCTACTGAACTCCTTGGGAGCACTGTGTTGGAACAAGCTAGTGCCATTGGTCTTTTCTTGCATAATCCCGACGAAATCGAAGCCATCGCAAACGGTTACAAAAACTATCGCAAAAGCCAAGGACTTAAATCTGTACCTGTGTTCAGCGGCCCGCTCATACCTCTCATGGGAGATGGTCTGGTCGACGCGTTTCTTAAGCGATTCAGTTGCGACCTAATAATCGTCAGTGGCAATCAACAAATCGCTCAGCTCAGATCCATAACCACCCATTGGCCGACCAACTGGCGAATTCCGAAAATTTTGGCCACTGGTTTCTGGTTTCCGAGAGAAGCATCCGCTTCTCAGGCCAACCAACCCTTACTCGTAGCATTGATTCAGGACAATATTCCGACGTATTTGGGAGCCAAGCAGCGGTTGCTTCAGCTGCTGGAACGTTGGGCTACTGACCAACCTGGCTGGACAGTGGTTCTGCAAAGGGATCAATCTTGGGCAGTAGACGAAACCATTGCTTCCAATAAAGGAAACAGCCCCGTAAATATAATAGAGGCAGCCCCGGAACAAATGCTGAGACTGCTTGGTCGTTGCACTGCTTGTCTTTCGGTGAGTTCTCCGTGGAGTTTGGTCGCAATGATGTGGAGACGGATTCCACTTGTCATAGGGGATTACGGGATCCAGGCCGAACAACAAACTACTAACTTCTTTGGCTGCGGAACTATGCATCGTCTCCGCGACATAAAAGGACTCAATGCGGTGCACAATCTCCCCTTGGTCAATGAAGGCTGGCTAGATAACATGGGAGGAGCTATTAAAGACGGCAGCAATCGACTGCTCGCACTTCTTGATACTTGGAAGAATAAATAGATAGTCACATGACACGCCCACTGCGACTTCTCCTTATCGGTGACAGCGACAGTCAGCTTCTGGTTTGTGAAGCACTCTGTCAATGCCCCACCGATAGATCGGTTCACTTCACTATCAATGTCATTCCGAGAGATGGGACACCATGTGAAATTATGCAGCGCATGAACAGCCTAGGAGCTCTCTGGCACCAGAGCCTTGCTCAGCTACTGAATAACCCTCAACTACTTCACTTCGACGCTGTTGGAGTTTTCTTGACAGGTAGCAAATTGAGCGACACCCGACTCGCTTTAGAATATTACCCCAAACGCCCCAAGCTTTTTTGTGGATTCAATGGCGTGGTGCTGGAGCATTTCATAGAGGGCATCAGCTGGAGATTGGGGTATGACCTAATTTGTCTCGGTGGCCCGCGTGACCGCGACGCATTAAATCGGTTGATTTCACAAACCCCGTACGCTGATCAACGAATCGTGCTGACTGGATTGCAGCGTAATAGAAAGGTCAGTGGCTTACAAAATCCAGAACAACGACCCAAGCGACTGATTTTTGCTGAGCAGGTCATAATACCAGCGAAAGCCAGGGATCGAGCTGAAATGATCCAGATCCTGGCAGATTTAGCCTCTCGCTCGCCTAACTGGGACATCTTGATTAAGCCACGAGTTGTCCCTGGGGATACCACGTTCCATGACGCAAACACTCACATCAGTACGACCTTGCACCAAACCTTGGGTGTCTCCCCGGTCAATCTCAAGCTTGACTACCGTCCGCTACCTGAATTGTTGAGTAGAGCACAGCTGATGGCAACAATTTCTTCTACGGCATTTTTTGATGCTTTGGATTATGGATGTCGACCGTTGGCCATGAACGATCTAGGCCTCCAAGCGAGCCACGGCAGCTATATCTTTGCTGGAAGTGGCGTTTGGCGCTCCCTAAGCCAAGTCTGTGATCTTGATACACTTAGTCAAGAGCTTCCAACTCCAAATCCCCGGTGGCTTGAATGGATGGGCTACAGCGAGCGCTTCAGCCCAGATAATCTGTTCGAGGCTCTTGCCGTACTACAGCCAGCAACATACGCTCCCGTGAGTCAATGGGGATACACTACGAACACTCGATCCAGCTTTAATCAGCTGAGAGTCGGTGCAGAGTCTGCGATCAGCGTAGCCGATTGGCAAGGAGCAGAAGAATTATTAAGCCAGGCTTCCCAGATGAGGCCGCAGCATCGGGGGGTGGCTCGACGTCTAGCAGCAGTGTCATGCCGAAACCCTTGGCTGCGTCGGGTCAAATCCCTCCTGTCCTATCGAAATCTGGGATAGTGTCAATCTCAGATTAAATATGAAAAAGACGAAGCGAATACGGTGCAAAGCATCCTCATCGAACGCAATTTCACTCGGTTCGTTATCTTTGCGGAGGACAATATTCTTTCAGCGCTGGGCAAAATCACTGCCAATCAATCACGGCTGATCTTCATAGTTTCTGAGAGTGGAGTGCTCCAAGGAGTTCTCACTGATGGAGACTTTCGCCGGTGGATCGCAACATGTGGAGAAATTGATCTCAATCGTCCGGTTACCGCGGCAATGAACCCGAGCTGTCGCTCGGCCCTTGAAGGCACCCCAGTGGCAGATTTAGCCATGATGCTCAATTCTAAAATCATTGCCTTACCACTGCTCGACAACCATGGCCGCATTGTGGCAGTGGTACGACTAAGCACCAGAGCACTTCAATTGGGACGACACCTAATTGGAGATGAACATCCAAGTTTCATTATTGCAGAAATCGGTAACAACCATAATGGAAATATCGATTTCGCATTTCAACTCATCGATGCTGCCCACGCTGCTGGAGCTGACTGCGCCAAATTCCAAATGCGTGATATGGGGCGTCTTTATAGCAATTCACATAAAAGCAGTGACATGACATCTGACCTTGGAACACAGTACACCCTCCATCTTCTTGAGCGCTTCCAACTGACAGACGACGAACTATTCCGATGCTTTGACTACACAGCAAGCAAAGGATTAGTACCCCTTTGCACTCCGTGGGATGACATAAGCCTGAACAAACTGGAATATTGGGGAATGGAAGGATTTAAGGTTGCTTCCGCTGATTTTACCAATCATTCTCTAATTACCAAGATCTCTGCAACAGGGAAGCCGTTAATCTGTTCCACTGGAATGGCATCAGAGCTAGAGATATGTTCTGGCATTCGTCATTTACAAGAAGCGGGGTGTAACTACGTTTTGTTACACTGCAATTCCACTTACCCTACACCATTCAAAGATGTAAATCTTCGCTATCTCGAGCGATTGCGAGAGCTAGCCAATGCACCTGTAGGTTACTCTGGCCACGAACGGGGAATTGAAATCCCAATCGCTGCTGTAGCACTTGGAGCAGTTGTTATTGAAAAGCACATTACTCTCAATCGAGGTATGGAAGGCAATGATCATAAGGTTAGTCTTCTCCGGGATGAATTTGCCCAAATGATTCTTGGCATTCGTAGGGTAGAAGAATCGATGGGACAGGGTGGCAAGCGCAGTATTAGTCAGGGGGAAATGATAAATCGCGAGATACTTGCCAAAAGTCTTGTAGCCTCTCGTGACATTGCTATCGGAACAACAATCACGCATGCTATGGTCGAGATCCGAAGCCCAGGCCAAGGACTTCAACCAAACCGAATCAATGAACTAATTGGTAAGCAGCTATCAGTAAACAAAAACAAAGGTGATACATTTTTCCCTTCAGATTTAAAAACCCAGTCAACAAGGAGAAGGCACTTCAATTTTTCTCAATGCTTTGGGTTGCCTGTGCGATATCATGACATTAATTTATTTTCTGAAGCAAGTAATCTAGATTTTGTTGAAATTCATCTTAGTTATAAGGACTTAGAAGTTGATCTTAATACAGTTCTTCCTAAAAAACAGTCTGTTGGTCTTGTTATTCATGCGCCAGAATTATTTGCAGGTGATCATACGCTTGATCTTTCAACAGAAAATGATGATTATCGCCAGCACTCAATTCAAGAGTTACAACGAGTTGTTGATATTTCAAGAGATCTCCGTACCCGCTTTGAATGCTCAGAATCCGTCTTGCTAGTCACTAATGTTGGAGGATTCTCAGATCATCATCATCTAGAGCGCCAGGAAAGACAACCATTAAAAGAGCACTTAATCAAAAGTTTACAAAAAATAGTAACAGGTAATGAAGTTGAAATTATTCCACAAACAATGCCGCCATTTCCATGGCATTTTGGCGGACAAAGATATCATAATTTATTTGTAGATGTAGATTTTATTGAGGATTTTAATAAAGAGACGAAAATGCGTGTGTGTCTTGATGTTTCACACTCTAAGCTAGCTTGCAATCATCTTCATGCATCATTCAGCGAATTTCTAAAGAGAGTCCTTCCTTTTACTGCGCATTTACATCTTGCTGATGCACAAGGTGTTGATAGTGAAGGTCTGCAAATTAAAGATGGAGAGATTGATTGGAACGAACTTTTTGACCTAATAAAATTATATGCTCCGGAGGCGTCGTTTATCCCAGAAATTTGGCAGGGTCATAAAAATCGAGGAGAGGGAGCATGGATTGCCTTAGAAAGACTTGAGTTTTACTCTTTATTAAAAGAAAATAAAATCAGAACTGCGTGAGTAAGATTAAACCTAAGCAAATTATTTTACATTGCGGTTTACACAAAACTGGTAGTACATACTTACAAGAAAATTTAAAAAGCAATTATTCAGTACTTCTAGATCAAGGTATAATGTATTTAGGACCAAATACCATCAAGAAACAGTGCAAAGAGTTATGGAGATATTTACAATGCGGTAAAAATTCTCAAGAACCTAGACAAGAACTTTGCAAACAGACATTAAATATATTGATACAACATGCAAGAAAAAAACCATATAATATTCACACAATCCTTATTTCTTTTGAAGCAATTTTTGGGACATTAAGGGCTGGATTAGTTAAAATAAATGCTCGTCGAATTTACAATAATGAAAATCAACTTGGACTCTATCGATATAGTAAAAGACGTGTTAAACGGCTGATGAATGGCTTAGAATTTACATTATCTACAAAAGATATTCACTGGGTGATTTTATTTGCTACAAGACAACATGATGAATTCGTAAGATCATGCTATATACAGCTTATTAAAGAGGGATATGAGATTCCAAGCATTACTATTGAGCAATTTAAACAAATATCTAACTTTTCGTATGCTGACCCAAATGAGCTAACAAAAAATTTAAATCCATTAAAAGAACTTCGAAAAGTTGATATACGTTCTTTTAGCTATGACGATAATATCAATAAGTCACATCCATCAACTTACTTAAATAACTTTATTAAACTTGCTCTACCTAATCATGCTGAAGCTATTCAATCAATACTAAGAAATCAAAGAAGATTTGCTAATTTAAATAGAAATATTAATCCTAGTCTTAACAATCGAGGACTAGAAATAGCTACTCAAGCAAGACCTATATTCACGAAATATGAGTGGAAGTTATTTCGAAAATTTTTAGAGAAAAATTTCTCAAATAATAATTAACACATGATAAAGTCTCGTCATTTCATTCGTATAAAGCATTATAAATTGCTTTATGGTAGAGTACCTAAAGCAGCTAATTCATCAATTAAAGCAGCTTTATGTCATCTACTCAGCCAACGTCCTCATAAAGGTATAAAGACAACCGCAGATAAATTCTGGCAACATGCAACTAATAATGAAACCGAACTAATTACGATACAGGAAGCTTGTAAGTATCGACTTAATCATTTTAGTTTTAGTTTTGTTCGTAACCCTTTCGACCGTTTAATCGCAGCCTACAATAATAAAGTACTTGAAATTAAAGAGCCTCCATTACCAATGAAGAATATGAAAATTTATCATGGGATGTCTTTTGAATCTTTTCTAGACGTGTTAACTAATACACCAGTGAATCAATATGATGTACACCTACTACCTCAAAGCAATTTATTATGTACTAAAAAACGAATAATACCAGAATTTATTGGTAGATTTGAACAAATTAATGAGCATTGGAGTTTGCTCAGAAAAATTTTATCATATCAAGGCATTAACGTTATTGAATCTCTTCCTCGAAAGAATGTGCGTCGCAATCAATATAGTGATCTTAGTAGATATTTTCATAGCGATACTTTGATTGATAAGGCTCTTCAAATTTATAATGATGATATCATATTATTTTATAAAGACATAAATATTGACAATTTAATTGATAACACACCGCTACCAAAAATTATGCCTTTTCAATCTCGATCACTACAATTATTAAACTGGTTAAAGTATAATAATGTCTGCTGTTAACTATAACGTTTAGTTCAAGAATTAAGATTATTATTAAGTAATTCAAGATACTTTAACCGTTTATTATGACTCAACCCCAATATTCACTGCGATATATTTAGATTAATTACTTTATTCTATTATAACTAGCATCATAGAACCTATAACAACTGCGCTATCTACAGTTTCTATCAAGCACCTAGAAACTTAGATTACTTATCCTATGAAATGGAAGTGTTTGGCCACCGCCATACGACTAACTAGTCATTTTTAGCTGAAGCAAGCATTTAGCCCTAGAC comes from the Synechococcus sp. M16CYN genome and includes:
- a CDS encoding DUF6716 putative glycosyltransferase, whose product is MSVASLISERLTGRKVVAVACFDSFGKLAMTLLAACRKEGAETTLHLLELNNRSLSKRQRLEIQNIDLHTPIEKQSWRDLRSLCSPMAGTVDALILSLDGKRSREALLQLQNTWGINEKRPQLISAYPGILFRFALEGMLDRSGADLLCLNSNRDLAIYEKGCKALGLSSSNAVVTGLPILWRIQPRMKFPDHPSIVFFEQPSIPVHPLQRRFLCEQLRGLATAWPEHQVIFKPRTSSIESTLHRKHGEMTGVIHNISRKQTNLKSSFKPVTQLLRKCGCAITVSSTAALESMVQGISTRIVGDLGITETLGNHFFADSGTIANFAAIRSNPFQVLHDETWLHEQGFVPDGENRFINALLERFKTVPPPLIKDGVGPSSWGSTAWQRTALAHGGRKMLSSGGACSSQRKRYYARRILRTIRDSVVGFGWLLRLLQG
- a CDS encoding DUF6716 putative glycosyltransferase, which codes for MTIVLACDGVLEQYSCHRFADDWRRQGRRCLVVGPQLLGHQPLPCRNCDVTLRPTELLGSTVLEQASAIGLFLHNPDEIEAIANGYKNYRKSQGLKSVPVFSGPLIPLMGDGLVDAFLKRFSCDLIIVSGNQQIAQLRSITTHWPTNWRIPKILATGFWFPREASASQANQPLLVALIQDNIPTYLGAKQRLLQLLERWATDQPGWTVVLQRDQSWAVDETIASNKGNSPVNIIEAAPEQMLRLLGRCTACLSVSSPWSLVAMMWRRIPLVIGDYGIQAEQQTTNFFGCGTMHRLRDIKGLNAVHNLPLVNEGWLDNMGGAIKDGSNRLLALLDTWKNK
- a CDS encoding DUF6716 putative glycosyltransferase, which codes for MTRPLRLLLIGDSDSQLLVCEALCQCPTDRSVHFTINVIPRDGTPCEIMQRMNSLGALWHQSLAQLLNNPQLLHFDAVGVFLTGSKLSDTRLALEYYPKRPKLFCGFNGVVLEHFIEGISWRLGYDLICLGGPRDRDALNRLISQTPYADQRIVLTGLQRNRKVSGLQNPEQRPKRLIFAEQVIIPAKARDRAEMIQILADLASRSPNWDILIKPRVVPGDTTFHDANTHISTTLHQTLGVSPVNLKLDYRPLPELLSRAQLMATISSTAFFDALDYGCRPLAMNDLGLQASHGSYIFAGSGVWRSLSQVCDLDTLSQELPTPNPRWLEWMGYSERFSPDNLFEALAVLQPATYAPVSQWGYTTNTRSSFNQLRVGAESAISVADWQGAEELLSQASQMRPQHRGVARRLAAVSCRNPWLRRVKSLLSYRNLG
- a CDS encoding N-acetylneuraminate synthase family protein, translating into MQSILIERNFTRFVIFAEDNILSALGKITANQSRLIFIVSESGVLQGVLTDGDFRRWIATCGEIDLNRPVTAAMNPSCRSALEGTPVADLAMMLNSKIIALPLLDNHGRIVAVVRLSTRALQLGRHLIGDEHPSFIIAEIGNNHNGNIDFAFQLIDAAHAAGADCAKFQMRDMGRLYSNSHKSSDMTSDLGTQYTLHLLERFQLTDDELFRCFDYTASKGLVPLCTPWDDISLNKLEYWGMEGFKVASADFTNHSLITKISATGKPLICSTGMASELEICSGIRHLQEAGCNYVLLHCNSTYPTPFKDVNLRYLERLRELANAPVGYSGHERGIEIPIAAVALGAVVIEKHITLNRGMEGNDHKVSLLRDEFAQMILGIRRVEESMGQGGKRSISQGEMINREILAKSLVASRDIAIGTTITHAMVEIRSPGQGLQPNRINELIGKQLSVNKNKGDTFFPSDLKTQSTRRRHFNFSQCFGLPVRYHDINLFSEASNLDFVEIHLSYKDLEVDLNTVLPKKQSVGLVIHAPELFAGDHTLDLSTENDDYRQHSIQELQRVVDISRDLRTRFECSESVLLVTNVGGFSDHHHLERQERQPLKEHLIKSLQKIVTGNEVEIIPQTMPPFPWHFGGQRYHNLFVDVDFIEDFNKETKMRVCLDVSHSKLACNHLHASFSEFLKRVLPFTAHLHLADAQGVDSEGLQIKDGEIDWNELFDLIKLYAPEASFIPEIWQGHKNRGEGAWIALERLEFYSLLKENKIRTA
- a CDS encoding sulfotransferase family protein, with product MIKSRHFIRIKHYKLLYGRVPKAANSSIKAALCHLLSQRPHKGIKTTADKFWQHATNNETELITIQEACKYRLNHFSFSFVRNPFDRLIAAYNNKVLEIKEPPLPMKNMKIYHGMSFESFLDVLTNTPVNQYDVHLLPQSNLLCTKKRIIPEFIGRFEQINEHWSLLRKILSYQGINVIESLPRKNVRRNQYSDLSRYFHSDTLIDKALQIYNDDIILFYKDINIDNLIDNTPLPKIMPFQSRSLQLLNWLKYNNVCC